A single Balaenoptera ricei isolate mBalRic1 chromosome 13, mBalRic1.hap2, whole genome shotgun sequence DNA region contains:
- the IL1R2 gene encoding interleukin-1 receptor type 2, protein MQSCRLWGAGPAVSTSCVLQKLPGVMFIWSMLMMCVSVFTIQPEEHMVAAGSCQFHGRHPKTRFKVEGEPVAMRCPQVPYWDSASTHVNVTWRRNDSTMMVPGEEEMRVWVQDGGLWIVPASRGDSGTYICTVRNASYCDEMSVELRVFEKTEASLPLISYPQIITLSASGLLVCPDLSEFIGNKTDVKIRWYKDSLPLDQDNEKFLSVRGTRLVVNNVSLEDAGYYRCAMTFAHRGRQYNITRNIKLRVKKREEETIPVIISPHQTISASLGSRLTIPCKVFLGAGIHATTLLWWTANNTHVEDAYRGGRVTEGRRQEYSENNENYIEVPLIFDPVVREDLHTDFKCVVRNTMSFQMLRTTVKEAATFSWKITLAPLSLIFLVLGGIWIHRRCKRRTGKAYGLMELKTSHQILNPI, encoded by the exons ATGCAGAGCTGCAG GCTGTGGGGTGCTGGACCTGCGGTCTCCACTTCCTGTGTCCTCCAGAAGTTGCCGGGAGTGATGTTCATCTGGTCCATGTTGATgatgtgtgtctctgtcttcaccaTCCAGCCTGAGGAACACATGG TGGCTGCAGGAAGCTGCCAATTTCATGGCAGGCATCCCAAAACCAGGTTCAAGGTAGAAGGGGAGCCTGTGGCCATGAGGTGCCCCCAGGTGCCATACTGGGACTCTGCTAGCACCCACGTCAATGTGACATGGCGTAGAAACGACTCCACCATGATGGTCCCAGGGGAGGAAGAGATGCGAGTGTGGGTCCAGGACGGTGGCCTCTGGATTGTGCCAGCCTCGCGGGGGGACTCTGGCACCTACATCTGCACTGTCAG AAATGCCTCTTACTGTGATGAGATGTCCGTTGAGCTCAGGGTTTTTGAGAAGACAGAAGCTTCCCTGCCTCTCATCTCCTACCCGCAAATTATAACCTTGTCAGCCTCTGGGTTATTAGTTTGTCCTGATCTGAGTGAATTCATCGGGAACAAAACTGACGTGAAGATTCGATGGTACAAG GATTCTCTCCCTTTGGATCAAGACAATGAGAAATTTCTAAGTGTGAGGGGAACTCGCTTAGTGGTGAACAATGTGTCTCTGGAGGATGCGGGCTATTATCGGTGTGCCATGACGTTTGCCCACAGAGGCAGGCAATACAACATCACCAGGAATATCAAACTCCGTGTCAAGA aaagagaagaggagacgATTCCGGTGATCATCTCCCCCCACCAGACCATCTCAGCTTCGCTGG GGTCGAGACTGACAATCCCGTGTAAGGTGTTTCTGGGAGCTGGCATACACGCGACCACCTTGCTGTGGTGGACTGCCAACAACACACACGTAGAGGATGCCTACCGGGGGGGCCGCGTGACCGAGGGGCGGCGCCA GGAATACTCAGAAAATAATGAGAATTACATTGAAGTGCCACTGATTTTTGATCCAGTCGTAAGAGAGGATTTGCACACGGATTTTAAATGTGTTGTCCGTAATACAATGAGTTTCCAGATGCTTCGTACCACAGTCAAAGAAG CTGCCACGTTCTCCTGGAAGATTACACTGGCCCCCCTTTCCCTCATCTTCTTGGTTTTGGGGGGAATATGGATACACAGACGGTGTAAACGCAGAACCGGAAAAGCCTATGGTTTGATGGAGTTAAAGACCAGCCATCAGATTCTCAATCCTATCTga